From the Taeniopygia guttata chromosome 20, bTaeGut7.mat, whole genome shotgun sequence genome, one window contains:
- the SOX18 gene encoding transcription factor SOX-18, with translation MNISESNYCREEISQPRGDCSWVTAAVPAAEPGLAFPRPPGAASPASRTPSPEPGFAFGPGPGGAAPGAAPSRTPSPEPGYGYSPPAGRPEGKAAEDSRIRRPMNAFMVWAKDERKRLAQQNPDLHNAVLSKMLGQSWKALSASDKRPFVEEAERLRIQHLQDHPNYKYRPRRKKQAKKIKRMEPNILLHNLSQPCSDNFSMSHHGGSQPGHPQPPPLNHFRELHSMGSDIENYGLPTPEMSPLDVLEQTEPAFFPPHMQDDCNMMPFRGYHHHHQMEFPQEKCMGRDVAVPYTQTPSHLADAMRTPHPSSLYYNQMCSGTQNGLSAHLGQLSPPPEAHHMESVDHLNQTELWTDVDRNEFDQYLNMSRTRPEASGLPYHVSLSKVTPRSISCEESSLISALSDASSAVYYSPCITG, from the exons ATGAATATATCTGAGTCTAACTACTGCCGAGAGGAGATATCGCAACCCCGGGGCGACTGTTCATGGGTCACCGCCGCCGTGCCGGCCGCTGAGCCCGGGCTCGCCTTCCCGCGCCCCCCGGGAGCCGCCTCCCCCGCCAGCCGCACGcccagccccgagcccggcTTCGCCttcggccccggccccggcggcgcggCCCCCGGCGCGGCCCCCAGCCGCACGCCCAGCCCCGAGCCGGGCTATGGATACAGCCCCCCGGCCGGCCGCCCCGAGGGCAAGGCCGCCGAGGACTCCCGCATCCGCCGGCCCATGAACGCCTTCATGGTCTGGGCGAAGGATGAGCGCAAGCGGCTGGCGCAGCAGAACCCCGACCTGCACAACGCCGTGCTCAGCAAGATGCTGG GCCAGTCCTGGAAAGCGCTGAGCGCCAGCGATAAGCGTCCCTTCGTGGAAGAGGCAGAGCGACTGCGCATCCAGCATCTCCAGGATCACCCCAACTACAAATACCGCCCAAGGAGAAAGAAGCAAGCCAAGAAAATCAAGAGGATGGAACCCAATATCCTCCTGCATAACCTTTCCCAGCCTTGCAGTGACAACTTCAGCATGAGTCACCATGGCGGCAGCCAGCCgggccacccccagcctccCCCACTTAACCACTTCAGAGAACTCCACTCCATGGGGTCGGATATTGAAAACTATGGCTTGCCAACTCCTGAGATGTCTCCCTTGGATGTCTTGGAACAGACCGAGCCGGCGTTTTTCCCTCCGCACATGCAGGATGACTGCAACATGATGCCCTTTCGCGGCTACCACCACCATCACCAGATGGAGTTTCCCCAGGAGAAGTGCATGGGGCGGGACGTGGCCGTGCCCTACACGCAGACCCCCTCACACTTGGCCGACGCCATGAGGACTCCCCATCCCTCCAGCCTTTACTACAACCAGATGTGCTCAGGAACTCAGAACGGGCTTTCCGCCCACCTGGGCCAGCTGTCTCCCCCTCCTGAAGCCCACCACATGGAGAGCGTGGATCACTTGAACCAAACCGAGCTCTGGACAGACGTTGACCGCAACGAGTTTGACCAGTATTTGAACATGAGCAGGACTCGTCCCGAAGCCTCGGGCCTCCCTTACCATGTCTCCCTGTCCAAAGTGACTCCTAGAAGCATCTCCTGCGAGGAGAGCAGTTTGATATCCGCCCTGTCCGATGCCAGCAGTGCTGTTTACTATAGCCCCTGCATCACTGGTTAG